AACAACAATGACTTTCCAAACCGTATCAATACGTTGATGGAAAAATAAAATCATTAAGGCAGCCGCACCACCTACAATAAAACTTTCTAGAATGAAGTAGGGCGCTTCAGCGGCAAAACCATTTAAAATATCAAATATAGCAAAACCTAAACCGCCAGCCAGAGCGCCTTTCTTGTAGCCAATCAAAAGTACAGCTAACAATAAAACTGAATTGCCTAAATGGGCAAATGCCCCAGTTGGCATAGGAATTTTGATCATTGTGCCAAGAACAGTCAAAGCAGCAAATAAGCCAACTAATACAATAGAAGTAGTTGAATTTTGTTTATTCATTCTATCACTCCTTACTTTTCTGTCATTCGATCTTGTGCATGATTGTATGCTCCATGCCAAACATGACCAAGGAAAGGATTGATTTTTTGTCCATTTTTAATCGCTTCGGATACGAATTTTTTAGCCAAAGCAACAGCTTCAACTACCGAATAGCCCTTTGCTAGACCAGCGGTGACAGCCGCGGCAAACGTGCAACCTGCTCCGTGATTGTAA
This sequence is a window from Enterococcus sp. 7F3_DIV0205. Protein-coding genes within it:
- a CDS encoding ECF transporter S component; translated protein: MNKQNSTTSIVLVGLFAALTVLGTMIKIPMPTGAFAHLGNSVLLLAVLLIGYKKGALAGGLGFAIFDILNGFAAEAPYFILESFIVGGAAALMILFFHQRIDTVWKVIVVAIVTGIAKVIMTQLKNTVMGLLAGADLTVSFASALSKLPATFINVATTIVIVTLVYFPLKKAMAIIFSRQSF